The Leopardus geoffroyi isolate Oge1 chromosome C3, O.geoffroyi_Oge1_pat1.0, whole genome shotgun sequence genomic interval GCTGAAACCCAATCAAGACCCACGGACCTCGCCTTCAGAACTGCCCGACCGTCAGTCAGGTGCTGAGCCTCACAAAGACATTGGCATCACCTGTGGACTCACCCAGTCTCCCATGGGAGACAAGAGATTCCAGGAGAAGGCACCCAACAGGCTCGGGCCCCTTGACCTTCGGCGATCTGTTGAAGGGAGAGGCGATCGCAGGTGACCAATACTAATTTTATGgttaaaaacatgacaaaaagAAGGTGGAACGTGGAAAGACTGACCTTGGCGCTGAGACAGTAATGAGTCACTTATTTCCAAACCACAGGAGCATATCAGGTAGGTGTTATTCCACTGAGGCTCTTCCAATGTATTTGCAACCTCGAACGGGAGATGCAAGAGAATTCCTTCATTAAACACGCAACTGTCCAACCAAGGAAAAAGGGGGAGATGTGAGCAGAGAAGAGCTGGTCACAAGAACTCTGATAGGAAAAGACATGGGAGACAACTAACCCCTcagcacccaccccccacccgggaAAGCGGGCACTGTGGGCCTTGCTGTATGGAAACCTGCAGCTTGCCCTCAAAGAGGAAGCAAAGCCACGTACCCAGACTTAGCCGCCACTACGGGATTAATTCTCAAAGGCTTTCGAGAAACAAGATACATTTTTCAGAAGAGTCCTCCAAGGAAGGCACCGCTCCTACAGAAGAGACCCCTGTCTGTTCCCCCTCTGCTCCGTTTCCAGGCCTGCAACCAGAACATAGTTTAAAAAGACTTtggttttgggggcgcctgggtgggtcagtcggttaagcatcggactctcgacttccgctcaggccacgatctcatggttcatgagttcgagccccgcgttgggctctgcactgagggcacggagcctgcttgggattcattctctctctctctcctccttccccacttgcactcactctcaaaataaacttaaaaaaagatcttgGTTTTCTCGTACAAAAGCAAAGGCTACTCTTCTTGAATACACACTACTTAAGTGGCCAGCAGGGATAAATTCATGCAAACAAGGGTCTCTCTTTGGGgcaactatttatttttcaaccaaCAAATGGTAAGGAGAGTCTTTTTAAAACACTTGTATTAAGGATCCTGTAACTAAATCACACAAGCGGAGAAGTCTCAGGTGGGCCCCGGGATTCTTCAACTGAAGTCACGCTGTCCTTGTCACTAGGGCTGACTCACCCTCTGACCAAAGCCCAGCACCAAGTGGCCAGGGGAAGTGGGAGCCAGGATGTCACTGCCAACACTCGTGCATGAGAACAGGCCATCTATGTgtccgggggaggggggagggctgccCTCCCTGGAGGAACATGcatcctgagccgaagtcctagCTTCTGCCTTCTTCCTAAGGCATGAAAGCAGGATTCATGCCAAAAGTAGTTTGTGGCATAGTTTTTTTATCTGGTCTGCTCGTGAGATGTAAAATGTTTGTAAGCACGGAGGGAAAAACGGCCAGGACTAAAGGAGTCCGTCCATAAAGAAATGCTTTTGTCCACAGCTCTCTACATGGTACCCTTGACCTCCAGGAACCTCTGACTGTAAACAGGGGCCAACAGGAGAGCGGTGTTGATGTCGGTCTCTGGGAGATGGTGTATTTTCTATTGAATTCACCAGCTTGGGCTTGTGGTCGGCAAGAGACACGCCATCCCGGACGTGACCCGAGTGAGGTAACAGGCACAGGTGGCCTACAGAGGTGGTAATCCTCAACATGGGGGAGGCCAGGAGCACACTGGTGCAAGAAACGTAAACCAAGCCCGAGCGTGCCTTAGCACACGCGCGGGGAATAAAAAATCTTTGACTTCATGCCCAGCAGTGTCCGTGCAGGAACATCACATGGCCAGAAGGAGATTACAGAAGAAATGGGCCACCACAGGGCCACCAAAGGACAAGTGGCACAGGGATGCCATCTGGACACAAAGCTGTGACCGGGCCAATACAGAAGGCCTCACCAGCCAGCTGGGCACCCACCTTCCTATTCATCAAGACTGTCCCCAGGCCCCACGCCAAGCCGAGGGAGCAGCCTAGACTCGAGAGAGACAGGCCCAGCCAGCTGGGCTGACTGGGGAGAAGTGTGGACCAGGCCCAGACCCCAAGGCATCTCGGGCTCAGATAGCTTCAGATTGGAGGCAGACAGGCCGCCCAGCCCCGGCCCCCATTCGGCATCAAGAGAACAAAGCAAATTGCCTTTTTGAGGtcgggagtggggtggggggaaagaccGTACCTAGGGATTTTCAGATGAAAATGGGGGGTCAAGAAAGCAAAGAACAAGACGACCGGTTGGTTCTAAGACACAAGACCAGAGGGCCCTGTGGAATGATGACCAGCATGTACAGTGTCTACACCGGCCAGCACGCTCTGGAAGCGGCCCGCGGCCAACGCAGGGGGAGCCGAAGTCAGCAGCACCCGCCGGAGACGGACGGCCGCTCGCCACGCTGGCGATGCCCCGCAGGACGAGCCGCCAACTTCCCTAAGGCCTCTCCCCTAGGTTCTGTGGTTTGAGGGATAGGAATGAGATGGTTCGAGTGAGAAAATTCTTGCTCTGACCTGGATCTGGGTGGTGGGCAGAAACGGGGTCGGGGCAGACGAGAGGGCAAGAGCGAGACACAGCGGCCCCAGCCAAGGCCTCTTCCCACCGCCCGAGCGAGGAGCCTCCCGGGCTTCGTCCCCGTGAGCGCTCGGCCTCCGAAGACGGGGAGCACGTTCCAGCACAGAGGAGGAACCTCCTCTCAATGCTCAGCACCCTTACCCCGCGTCCCCGCCGCCGTATTTGCTCTTCTgtttccacctccccccccccggaTGCCACTTCAGTAAATCCGGTGACATCCTGGAGGAGGCGGCTTTCGGGTGCAACTCTGAATTCCAAGGTGAGATTTCACGGAGGTCGTGGGGTCCAGGTAGAGGACTGAACCCGAAAGGTGACACAGTTGTCAGGGATCGTCTTTTACAGACGAACCCGGAAACTGGGAACAGAGTGAGATCAAGGACAGACGCCGTGGTGCCCAGGCTCCTGGACAGAGGTGCACTTGGGACCCTGCCAGCGTGGGGAAGGGGACGAGGCGCCAGCCGGCAGCCTGCAGTGTGGCATTTAGAGTCTGAAATAGCTGCTGGGTAGAAAGGTCAGTCGTGATCTCAGGTGGACACGGATTTTTCTCTGTCGTTGGGGGAAAATGTTACAGGGtgggaagcagagaaacaaaggCTTCTGTCAAGAAGAGAATCTAAAACCTGTAGAGAAAAACACGCTGGCTCCTGAGTCCCTACAGCAatcctgcttctttccttccGTTACTTGCCAGAATGACGGATCCTCGGGAGGGacacctccttccttcttccccatcgTCCCCCGCGACTCGGTTTCTGCCACGCTCCCTTTAAGGAAACTGCTCTTCCAAAGGTCACCGAGGAAGGTTTTATTGCTAAATCCAGCGTCCTTTCCACTCCGATCTCGCTGATGCTCTCACTGCCACAGGACACCGCCTGCCAGTTCCTCCCCCAAACACGCTAACTCGGTTTCCATGACAGTATACACGCTACCCTTCTCTCTGCCAAGCACGGTCGCCTCCCTCGTCTTCCCTTGCCTCCAACCCCATGAATGCGAATGTTCCCTCGAGACGGGGCTGGGCCCCCCGACATTTCATTTCCTCCCCACCGGAGGAGAGAatccatttgtttccatgtattagaAGTCGACTCCTCTGAAActtgcaaggtttttttttttttgtatttttatttatttttttttaattcaagttagcgAACCTACCATGTATTATCAGTGTCAGGAGTAGACCCCCGTGATTCGTCACCTACATAGatcccccagtgctcatccccccaagcgccctccttaatgcccatcacccatctagcccatgcccccacccacctcccctccagaaaccctcagtttcttccctgtactcctggtttgcctccctgtttttatctttctccttcccttcccctatgttcatctgcgaAGCTTGTATTTTTAATCCCAAGTGGCATACATATATCACAGATGTGCCGCTGGCCTTTCCTAGGTGTAAATCCTATTATCATCTCAAAGTCAGCATCGGGGTGACTAgacttccccccacctcctccgaagaagctccttccttcctctcaacTCTGCAGCATAAGCACCACAGTTTCCCAAACCACACACAATCGTTAACTTTGGAGAAAAATCTGATTCCACGTCCTGTgtatctgtcaaaaaaaaaaacaaaaaaaacctcatctGTGCCTGGCTGGCACGGTCAGCGGagtgtacgactcttgatctcctgggttgtgagttcggaccccacgttgggtatagagattccttaaaaaattaaaatctttaaaaaaaaatccttgtccTTCTCCTCTTACCATAAGACGCTGCCATCAGTCTAAGATTACGTGCCTTTGACTTCCACAACCGCCTATGAGACTAATGCTCCGTCTAAATGTCTCCATGGTCTTTCCGTTGCttacaaataaatgcttttagGTTTCCTCACAGCCAACAGAACACATAGCAAATAATCCTTTATTAGCCCCAAAATGCTGGTCTAGCTCATGTTCTGCTTCAGTCTCTCCCTATCCAGTCTGTCCCAATGGTTACCGTGACCTAAGGTCTTCCATTAACACCCAAAGCCTTGGAAAGGGTCTCAAGCATTCAGGCAATGTTCCATTCTCACACCTCTGCCTTTCTCTAGTTCTGAGTTCATGCCACACCCTTTCCTGGCACTGCCCTCTTCCCCCCATGCCCCCTTAGGCAAACTTTACTGCCTGCCAACTGATGTAACCAGAACAAGTCGACCTGAGGCACATCGGTGGCCCCACTCCTACTCAACATCCACATAGAGCCATCTTGCCTCCCCGACCCTCAACCCTtccagagccacccagacggGAACCGCCACCTCGGCCCTGAACATCCACTGGCAGGGAGGCACCAGGAGCCTCTCGGCCACCACGGGGATGATTCACTTGGAGAACTCCACCCAGTTCTGAAGACCCAGGATTCGGTTTTCCTCTATTCTGACATCAGAGGCTTCCTCTCTGCACCTGGAAGGATCCCACGTCCAATTTGAGGACTCCTGAAGCTCCGACTTTTCTCTGCCAAGGGCTAAGAAACAtattccagagaaggaaactaaaaaaGAGACCCGCCCCCACCTTTTCCCATTTACTGGGAGACCTCCTTTCCCAGCCGGGCCAGCCTGTGTCTGAACACGGTGTATAACCTCGGCACTCGGCCCTAACGGCAGTATAAACTCCATTACCTCTGACCTCCCCAGGACCACTCACCCCCCAGGCCAGCTCCACACCGTCATGCCCCAGAGAGAAGATTCTCTCCCACGTTGATCTCCAAGCCACTTGTGATGAATGGAATGATCGTGCATGACAGACACGAGGAGAGGTCGGTGAGCCCTGTATTCTTCTCAACTTCTATGGGACTCATGAGCATCGGGGAAGGGGAACCACACGGCACCGGGGTTCCTGGTGGAGGTTACTTCTGGCATCACCTGCTCCCACCACTCAACCGGATTCTCCTTTTTATCGCTGCTGTTTCATGTAAAGAGCCCTCGCCCTGTTTGAATCCTTTGAAGCCACAAATATACACCAGGCTCTTTTCATGTGCAAGAGTAATTAAATCAAATGAGTCCCCTAAAAATGAGTAAGCCCTCGTGCTCGGCTTCAACGAGGACAGGATGACAGGTAAATACACTCTTTATCCGTAATAGGAGACAGACAACGGTAATGCCCATTAAAGGACTGGAAATAAGAGCCTCCAGACGCCGCTGTGCACTCTGTGCATATTATTTTATCTCGTTTAGCCTCACAAAAACACGGAGGTgtctttcagaaaaggaaaccaaggttCACAGAGCCCTAGTGAGTCCCAATAGTCAACCACTAGTAGATTCTATTCACGTCTTCGATCTCCACCTCATGGGAGTCAAAGGTGAAAATAACGCCTAATTGAGACATCAGGACAGCCTTTTGAGATTGTGAAGAATGTCAGAATCGTGTAAAACAGACAGATAAGGCAGAACGGAGGCAAGGACCAGGAAGAATGCAGTCAGGGGAGCCGAgcacaagaaacagcaaggggaggaggggaggattTGACGGGGAGGTTGGAGCAGAACGCGGATGGCACTGGCTTCCGAGCTGAAGGACCTGTTAAGTCAGTTAATTCAGAGGCCAcaaggtgggggcacctgggtgtggctcagccggttaagtggcCGATggcggctcagctcatgatctcacagttcatgagttcaagccccacatcaggctctgtgctgtcaccatggagaccgcttcagatcctctgtcccccacctgtGCGcgcgctctccctccctccctccccgtctaaaataagcaaacattaaagaaaaaagaaagcaataaggTGTATAATCCCAACTCCCTCAGGGGCCCTTACTATGCAACAAGCCAGGTAAGGCTTTACAACCTGGGATCTAGCCTAGGAAAAGTCAGAGAGTGGGAAATGCCGAGACATAGAAAGATAACCTGAATGATGGTTAAGAGAATTCTTGGCATTTTTAGTAATAGCAGAGGGAATGGAGACAGAGGTCACACTGACGTTGTGCCACCGTAGGTCACCATTGAATCCCCAGCACCTAGTGTCGTGCGTgggaattaatgaataaatgcaagTAACTCACGAATCAGGCTCTCACCAAAACTTAACGTAAATACACTCTCCACGCCAGGGACtcgaagaagaaaacagagggctGTGCAAACATCTCTGCAGACAGTGGACAGATTGCCAGGAAAGTCAGTCCTCATGAGCAATGGGAAAATCCAACAGAAGAAAACAACCACCACACTAAGAGGAAAGTAATAGTGAAAATGTCAGCTTCGGGGAGACAAAGTGCACCCTCCAGACTTCTTGTCCCTGACCGAGGGCACGGACCATGTTGCTCAGTATTGAACTGACCAAAGGTGAAGGGACCCTTCTGGATCTGCAGAAAGTAGGATCTCGGGATATCAGGTAAACAGAAGTCCACTTTACAGACGTATGGACAGAGGCCTCGCACGCAAAGCCGGGGAGGCCAGAGCTCAGGAGGTGTCAGCAGAGGCTCCTAAAGAGAACAGGGGTGAGCCCCCCACCTCCATGGGCTGACTGGGCCCCTCCTCCCGCTCCCGGCTCCAcctcccgcccctccctgccAGGAACCAGGTCACAGGGGGCGGGGCTCCCCGGCAGCCCCTGTACCTAATAAATAGCCCCAGTGATTTCCCAACCCTCCTTCCATCAGGGGCTCTGACTGTTGACCCTGGGGACAGGATGGAAAATCCCCCAAGCCCCATCCTACGGCCGCATATAAACCCCGGGGAGCCTCAGGCCTAAGAGGTGAGCCTCagaagctggggggtggggtacaAGCACGGTGCCTTCTGTACCCTCAGCCCAGTCACTCTGCCGCTGGCACAGCCCCAGGCCGAGCATGGATAAGCTGCTGCTTTGGGTCTCTGCCCTGGCCAACCTCCTGGGAGTCTTTGCTCAGACAGGTACAGTggtcgggtggggggggggggggcagagagcacGAGATGAGACAGGGGGGTGGGTAGGTCATTTTCGCCCTGCATGTGTGGTGAAGGTCATCTTCCTCTACCCCACGGACCTCAGTGGGAAGGTGTTTGTGTTCCCTCGAGAATCTTCTATTGCCTTTGTGACCTTGACCCCAAAGCTGGAGGACCCTCTGAAGAACTCCACCTTGTGCTTCTGAGCCTAAGGTGACCTGCTCCGTACCCACAGCCTCTCCTACAACGCCCCGGGCAAGGACAGTGGGCTCCTGGTCTTCAAGGACAAAGTTGGGAGTTACTCCCTGTACATCGGAAGAACCAAAGCCACCTTCAAAGTGACCAAGATGGCCCCCAGCCCCATGCACATCTGTACCAGCTGGGAGTCCTCCACTGGCATCACCGAGTTTTGGGTCAATGGGAAGCCGCTGGTGAAAAAGGGTCTGAAGCAGGGTTACACCCCAAGATGGTCCTGGATgcctacggggggggggggggggtttcagaAGGCCCAGTCCTTGGTGGGGGAGATCGGGGACTCGTacacgtgggactctgtgctgtccCCAGAGCAGATCCTACTGGTGCAACAGGGCTCCCACCTGAATCCCAACGTCCTGGGCTGGTGTGTGCCGACCGATGAGCTGAAAGGGCACGTCGTCATCAAGCCCCTGGTGTGGAGCTGAGCCCGACTCAACAAGAGCACTGGAACACGACCCAGGCGCGAGGAACCCGCTCAAGGCCGCCGCCCACGAGATCCCACTGCCTGTGGCTCTTGCTTTTTTCAATTTCCCCGTCTGCACGCTGCCGAGTAAAGCAAGTATGTTGCATTGTGCCGCCTGCTTCCGGGAGGTACTTGTTGCAATCTTCGGCACTCTCTGATCCGCTTGTTTGGAAGTCAGTGCGTTCTTctggagcacaagcagggtgcggagtggggggaggggcagctgtgACTAAAAGGATGCGTCACCACGCCCACCCGAGGCTCAGGGAGCGCGCAGGGGCGATCCTCACCAGCTCCAAGTCATTCTGTTAGCTCCAGATGTGTGCAAAATTCCGCCAGGAACCCAGTTTGGTTTTCCAGCAAATGCAAGAGAGATCAGAGATGCAAACGAGGTCGGAGGTCACATCAGAGAAACAACTCGAGGAAGTAAAAGCAATGCGGAACCTGACCTCAAGTAACGAGGAAGACTGGCAGGCAGGCACGAAAACTCAAAACGTAGgaaagtctgggggcgcctgggtggctcagtcggttgagcgaccgacttcggctcaggtcacgatctcacggtttgtgagttcgagccccgcattgggctctgtgctgccagctcagagcctggagcctgcttctgattctgtgtctccctctctctctgacccacccccactcatgctctgtctctctctgcctcggaaataaacattaaaaaaattaaaaaaaaaaaaaaaaaacataggaaagtCTGGCATTCCTTGCGCAAGAAGATAAACGcgactttttttctaaaaaaacaaaaacaaaaacaaaaacaaaaacaaaa includes:
- the APCS gene encoding LOW QUALITY PROTEIN: serum amyloid P-component (The sequence of the model RefSeq protein was modified relative to this genomic sequence to represent the inferred CDS: substituted 2 bases at 2 genomic stop codons); its protein translation is MDKLLLWVSALANLLGVFAHTDLSGKVFVFPRESSIAFVTLTPKLEDPLKNSTLCFXAXGDLLRTHSLSYNAPGKDSGLLVFKDKVGSYSLYIGRTKATFKVTKMAPSPMHICTSWESSTGITEFWVNGKPLVKKGLKQGYTPRWSWMPTGGGGGFQKAQSLVGEIGDSYTWDSVLSPEQILLVQQGSHLNPNVLGWCVPTDELKGHVVIKPLVWS